The Hydrogenophaga crocea genome contains a region encoding:
- a CDS encoding PhoX family protein — protein MSDSPQDVSRRQLLLGGTGAAVAAAFGGPIAALANTVDQAYTAQCLPDDASVRTDSPYGPVAPVNDQTTGLPLVQLPAGFTYKSYGWAGDVMSDGLITPNSHDGMGVVLSRRVGRSNEIILVRNHERSTSSSAANIVGASRESVAKYDTGITGTSYQIGGNTNLVWRDGSWVSSYATLGGIYRPCAGGATTWGSWLSNEEILSNNVSSTGKKHGYIFEVPADTSLNAADPTPIVAMGRMAHEASAIDPATGYWYLTEDQGNANTLYRFRPNNLSGGLGSLHQGGLLEGLAVVGQPNADLRYPTLCQEFQCAWVPVDSPDADAATISTTVGSVTGSGPFRGAYANGGAIFGANEGCWVANGTVFFTDKATSAAGNGRPARSGVIWALDLATLVLKAIFVGRDRVIGNSPDNICVSPRGGLLFCEDGGTSSPTSGTIVAQELKVLTPEGKTYTFASHNFNFTSAQMQAVGKAGSNAGNHRNTEWAGSVFSPDGRVLFVNLYTPGVTLAITGPWSKGSL, from the coding sequence ATGTCCGACAGTCCTCAGGATGTCTCGCGCCGCCAGCTGCTGCTGGGCGGCACCGGCGCGGCGGTTGCCGCCGCCTTCGGCGGTCCCATCGCCGCGCTGGCCAACACGGTCGATCAGGCGTACACCGCGCAGTGCCTGCCCGACGACGCTTCGGTGCGCACGGACAGCCCCTACGGCCCCGTGGCCCCGGTGAACGACCAGACCACCGGCCTGCCCCTGGTGCAACTGCCCGCGGGCTTCACCTACAAGAGCTACGGCTGGGCGGGCGATGTGATGAGCGACGGCCTCATCACGCCGAACTCGCACGACGGCATGGGCGTGGTGCTCTCGCGCCGGGTCGGTCGCAGCAACGAAATCATCCTGGTGCGCAACCACGAGCGCTCCACCAGCAGCAGCGCGGCCAACATCGTGGGCGCTTCGCGCGAGAGCGTGGCCAAGTACGACACCGGCATCACCGGCACCAGCTACCAGATCGGGGGCAACACCAACCTGGTCTGGCGCGATGGCAGCTGGGTGTCGAGCTACGCCACGCTCGGCGGCATCTACCGCCCGTGCGCGGGCGGCGCCACCACCTGGGGCAGCTGGCTCAGCAACGAGGAGATCCTCAGCAACAACGTCAGCAGCACGGGCAAGAAGCACGGCTACATCTTCGAGGTGCCGGCCGACACCAGCCTGAACGCGGCCGATCCCACGCCCATCGTGGCCATGGGCCGCATGGCGCACGAAGCCAGCGCCATCGATCCCGCGACCGGCTACTGGTACCTCACCGAAGACCAGGGCAACGCCAACACGCTGTACCGCTTCCGCCCGAACAACCTCAGCGGCGGCCTGGGCAGCCTGCACCAGGGCGGCCTGCTCGAAGGCCTGGCCGTGGTCGGCCAGCCCAACGCGGACCTGCGCTATCCCACGCTGTGCCAGGAGTTCCAGTGCGCCTGGGTGCCGGTGGACAGCCCCGACGCCGATGCCGCCACGATCTCGACCACCGTCGGCTCGGTGACCGGCAGCGGCCCGTTCCGCGGCGCCTATGCGAACGGCGGCGCGATCTTCGGCGCCAACGAAGGCTGCTGGGTCGCCAACGGCACGGTGTTCTTCACCGACAAGGCCACCAGCGCCGCCGGCAACGGCCGCCCCGCGCGCAGTGGCGTGATCTGGGCGCTCGACCTCGCGACCCTGGTGCTCAAGGCCATCTTCGTGGGCCGCGACCGCGTGATCGGCAACTCGCCCGACAACATCTGCGTGAGCCCGCGCGGCGGGCTGCTGTTCTGCGAGGACGGCGGCACGTCCAGCCCCACCAGCGGCACCATCGTCGCGCAGGAGCTCAAGGTGCTCACGCCCGAAGGCAAGACCTACACCTTCGCGTCGCACAACTTCAACTTCACCAGCGCCCAGATGCAGGCCGTGGGCAAGGCCGGCAGCAACGCGGGCAACCACCGCAACACCGAATGGGCCGGCAGCGTGTTCAGCCCCGATGGCCGCGTGCTGTTCGTCAACCTCTACACGCCCGGCGTCACGCTGGCCATCACCGGCCCGTGGAGCAAGGGCAGCCTCTGA
- a CDS encoding ExeM/NucH family extracellular endonuclease has protein sequence MPLRSAHHRPVPSTARLRRLSLAMSLALPLSAMATDVPQALPFAQNWSNAGLITTANNWSGVPGIVGYVVAGPTTGGIDPQTVLAPSTDVNVAPNQTAPNTYSTGGVAEFALADPVVALAGSNGAHAPNIVLHLDTRGKQAVRVRYVLRDLDGSSDNAIQPVALQYRVGRSGNFINLPAGFVADATSGPSLATLVTPVDVVLPAAADNQAEVQVRIITTNAAGNDEWVGIDDIQVDGDSLGGGVNAPIATTCPANAAFDTGTGGSFAVSASDSDSVVNGATLAANTPAAITLSAFTPATLEGGSASATIAVAGSLAAGSYPVQINFANDELQTASCTVTIAVEGTTPIPQIQGSGARSPLEGQRVTTRGVVTRINSNGYFLQDPVGDGDPATSDGIFVFTSTAPTGVVALGNELRVTGTVTEFAVGTGAEAQARPVTELTGTTATLVSTGNSVAPVVITLPEVADGELERYEGMVVRIASPLTASQNFFQGRYGQVTLAAEGRLEKPTNRHPANSAEALAMAQDNARRRILLDDGSTQQNVNPTPYIGADNTLRAGDTLPDGLTGVIDYGLATNLADGLSDYRIHPIGPVNFVRSNPRPATPPAVGGNVRVGSFNVLNYFSTIDQAGASCFPGGTRSDCRGADSALELTRQRNKIVPAINGLGADIVGLMEIENNGNGAAQDLVNQLNAAAGAGTWAVVGLPTGGTGTDAIRVAMIYKPARVTPYGAALSDTAAIHNRPPLAQTFQLSNGERFTVVVNHFKSKGCDSGSPAADLDQGDGQGCFNDRRQQQAQALLGFIGQLQATDPDVLVIGDLNAYGKEDPILTLAGAGLVDQIDRFNGLGYSYVFDGEAGYLDHALATPTLSAQITGARHWAINADEPSIIDYNTEFKVGDPQCSGSCSPDYYQASVYRSSDHDPVLVGLSLLRPVQGTAGRDTLVGGAGDDRITGGPGADTLTGGAGADTFVYTDLRDGIDTITDFTPGTDRIDLSALLAAIGQNPASAIADGVVRLVDTAAGLSLQIDSDGSAGPIAARPLAVLRGVTAGQIQPARDLGL, from the coding sequence ATGCCGCTCCGATCCGCACACCACCGCCCCGTTCCCTCCACCGCGCGCCTGCGCCGCCTGAGCCTGGCCATGTCCCTGGCACTGCCGCTGTCGGCCATGGCCACCGACGTGCCCCAGGCGCTGCCCTTTGCCCAGAACTGGAGCAATGCCGGCCTGATCACCACCGCCAACAACTGGTCGGGCGTGCCGGGCATCGTGGGCTATGTGGTGGCAGGGCCCACCACCGGCGGCATCGATCCGCAGACGGTGCTCGCGCCCTCGACCGACGTGAACGTGGCGCCGAACCAGACCGCGCCCAACACCTACAGCACCGGCGGCGTGGCCGAGTTCGCGCTGGCCGACCCGGTGGTGGCGCTGGCCGGCTCGAACGGCGCGCACGCGCCCAACATCGTGCTGCACCTGGACACCCGCGGCAAACAGGCCGTTCGCGTGCGCTACGTGCTGCGCGATCTCGACGGCTCCAGCGACAACGCCATCCAGCCCGTGGCCCTGCAGTACCGCGTGGGCCGCAGCGGCAACTTCATCAACCTGCCCGCGGGCTTCGTGGCCGACGCCACCTCGGGTCCGAGCCTGGCCACCCTGGTGACCCCGGTGGACGTGGTGCTGCCCGCCGCCGCCGACAACCAGGCCGAGGTGCAGGTGCGCATCATCACCACCAATGCGGCCGGCAACGACGAGTGGGTGGGCATCGACGACATCCAGGTCGACGGCGACAGCCTGGGCGGCGGCGTGAACGCGCCCATCGCCACCACCTGCCCGGCCAACGCCGCGTTCGACACCGGCACCGGCGGCAGCTTCGCCGTCTCGGCCAGCGACAGCGACAGCGTGGTCAATGGCGCCACGCTCGCGGCCAACACGCCCGCCGCCATCACGCTGTCCGCGTTCACGCCCGCCACGCTCGAAGGCGGCAGCGCCAGCGCCACCATCGCCGTGGCCGGCTCGCTGGCCGCCGGTTCGTACCCGGTGCAGATCAACTTTGCCAACGACGAGCTGCAGACCGCGAGCTGCACCGTCACCATCGCCGTCGAAGGCACCACCCCGATCCCGCAGATCCAGGGCAGCGGCGCGCGCAGCCCGCTCGAAGGCCAGCGCGTGACCACGCGCGGCGTGGTCACGCGCATCAACAGCAACGGCTACTTCCTGCAAGACCCGGTGGGCGATGGCGATCCCGCCACCTCCGACGGCATCTTCGTCTTCACCAGCACCGCGCCCACGGGCGTGGTCGCGCTCGGCAACGAGCTGCGCGTCACCGGCACCGTCACCGAGTTCGCGGTGGGCACCGGCGCCGAGGCGCAGGCCCGGCCCGTGACCGAGCTCACCGGCACCACCGCCACGCTGGTGAGCACCGGCAACAGCGTCGCGCCCGTGGTCATCACGCTGCCCGAGGTGGCCGATGGCGAACTCGAGCGCTACGAAGGCATGGTGGTGCGCATCGCCTCGCCGCTGACGGCCTCGCAGAACTTCTTCCAGGGCCGCTACGGCCAGGTCACGCTGGCGGCCGAGGGCCGGCTCGAAAAGCCCACCAACCGCCACCCCGCGAACTCCGCCGAGGCCCTGGCCATGGCGCAGGACAACGCGCGCCGGCGCATCCTGCTCGACGACGGCAGCACGCAGCAAAACGTCAACCCCACGCCCTACATCGGCGCCGACAACACGCTGCGCGCGGGCGACACCCTGCCCGACGGCCTCACCGGCGTGATCGACTACGGCCTGGCCACCAACCTCGCCGACGGCCTGAGCGACTACCGCATCCACCCGATCGGGCCCGTGAACTTCGTGCGCAGCAACCCGCGCCCGGCCACGCCGCCCGCGGTCGGCGGCAACGTGCGCGTGGGCAGCTTCAACGTGCTCAACTACTTCAGCACCATCGACCAGGCCGGCGCCTCGTGCTTCCCCGGTGGCACGCGCAGCGACTGCCGCGGCGCCGACAGCGCGCTCGAACTCACGCGCCAGCGCAACAAGATCGTGCCCGCCATCAACGGCCTGGGCGCCGACATCGTGGGCCTGATGGAGATCGAGAACAACGGCAACGGCGCGGCGCAGGACCTGGTGAACCAGCTCAATGCGGCCGCCGGCGCCGGCACCTGGGCCGTGGTGGGCCTGCCCACGGGCGGCACCGGCACCGACGCCATCCGCGTCGCCATGATCTACAAGCCCGCCCGCGTCACCCCGTACGGCGCCGCGCTCAGCGACACCGCGGCCATCCACAACCGCCCGCCGCTGGCGCAGACCTTCCAGCTGTCCAATGGCGAGCGCTTCACCGTGGTGGTCAACCACTTCAAGTCCAAGGGTTGCGACAGCGGCTCGCCCGCGGCCGACCTCGACCAGGGCGATGGCCAGGGCTGCTTCAACGACCGCCGCCAGCAGCAGGCGCAGGCACTGCTTGGCTTCATCGGCCAGCTCCAGGCCACCGACCCCGACGTGCTCGTGATCGGCGACCTCAACGCCTACGGCAAGGAAGACCCCATCCTCACGCTGGCCGGCGCCGGCCTGGTCGACCAGATCGACCGCTTCAACGGGCTCGGCTACTCGTACGTGTTCGATGGCGAGGCGGGCTACCTCGATCACGCCTTGGCCACGCCCACGCTGAGCGCCCAGATCACGGGCGCGCGCCACTGGGCCATCAACGCCGACGAGCCCTCGATCATCGACTACAACACCGAGTTCAAGGTCGGCGATCCGCAGTGCAGCGGCAGCTGCAGCCCCGACTATTACCAGGCCAGCGTGTACCGCTCCTCGGACCACGACCCGGTGCTGGTGGGCCTGTCGCTGCTGCGCCCGGTGCAGGGCACGGCCGGACGCGACACCTTGGTCGGCGGCGCGGGCGATGACCGCATCACCGGCGGCCCGGGCGCCGACACGCTCACCGGCGGCGCGGGTGCCGACACCTTCGTCTACACCGACCTGCGCGACGGCATCGACACCATCACCGACTTCACGCCCGGCACCGACCGCATCGACCTGAGCGCGCTGCTGGCCGCCATCGGCCAGAACCCCGCGAGCGCGATCGCCGACGGCGTGGTGCGTCTGGTCGATACCGCGGCCGGCCTGAGCCTGCAGATCGACAGCGACGGCAGCGCCGGCCCCATCGCGGCGCGCCCGCTCGCGGTGCTGCGCGGTGTCACCGCGGGCCAGATCCAGCCGGCCCGCGACCTGGGCCTTTGA
- a CDS encoding 5'-nucleotidase C-terminal domain-containing protein has translation MKNRFTLGALAASLMLAGSLSAVQAETLTILHIGDQESWLISAQGNLRNDASQPISFYGGIDRLATVVANRKAAAPGTVLTLNAGDSFLPGPRLTASFANLATAHPDGGQDFYDAIANRRIGVDATTFGNHEFDLDNTGPVAARFAQVSGTTYLSVNLDFSVTPQFADLAAQGKVAASKVFTTAGGKKVGVIGVTTPLLPSISSPPAGIMKNWSAGNSELQNLQALLPLVQAEIDDLRNNQGVSVIVVMSHLQNAQNETGVMIPGLRGVDLVISGGGHELMTDSDDLLINSGVAPTYTQHPITALDAEGKAVPLVTGHFGNRYVGELRIDVDDSTGRVKGLLGSKMIRVSGAAADADAVTGDATIQAQVVQPVSSYIAALNAQVIGTTGVKLNGPTHVACSPAPCQYVAGVRNADTGLGNLVADAQRFAGKAEVAIQNGGGIRTSIAVPGNVTVGDTFNVLPFTNLVKRAPAMNAAQLKDLMEHSVAASTPTGSAQGRFAQVSGMQVVYDTTRTPRGTAVGSGDRIRRIVLDDGTVLVDNGQVVSPRVFSFATIDFTANGGDGYPFAANGVVFENNVNTITYQEALASFIRAPKAEGGLQRLNAADGDEITANMYGIENAFDRHGRLIDLAVAQSTPGIVINGTAGRDTLVGTAGDDVITGGAGADTLTGGAGGDRFVYTSVRDAGDTITDFTPYADKIDLSALLASLGVVGDGVASGHIGRVDVIGGVQLLIDTDGSAGPIAPRPLVLLKGLTAAQFVPGRDLIGNTAP, from the coding sequence ATGAAGAACCGTTTCACCCTGGGCGCGCTCGCCGCGTCGCTGATGCTCGCCGGCAGCCTGAGCGCCGTGCAGGCCGAAACCCTCACCATCCTGCACATCGGTGACCAGGAGTCCTGGCTGATCTCGGCCCAGGGCAACCTGCGCAACGACGCCAGCCAGCCGATCTCGTTCTACGGCGGCATCGACCGGCTGGCCACGGTGGTGGCCAACCGCAAGGCCGCCGCGCCCGGCACGGTGCTCACGCTGAATGCGGGCGACTCCTTCCTGCCCGGCCCGCGCCTGACGGCAAGCTTCGCCAACCTCGCCACCGCGCACCCCGACGGCGGCCAGGACTTCTACGACGCCATTGCCAACCGCCGCATCGGCGTGGACGCCACCACCTTCGGCAACCACGAGTTCGACCTCGACAACACCGGCCCGGTCGCCGCGCGCTTCGCCCAGGTCTCGGGCACCACCTACCTCTCGGTCAACCTCGACTTCTCGGTCACGCCCCAGTTCGCCGACCTCGCGGCGCAGGGCAAGGTCGCGGCCTCCAAGGTGTTCACCACCGCGGGCGGCAAGAAGGTCGGCGTGATCGGCGTCACCACGCCGCTGCTGCCCTCCATCTCTTCGCCGCCGGCCGGCATCATGAAGAACTGGAGCGCCGGCAACAGCGAGCTGCAGAACCTGCAGGCCCTGCTGCCCCTGGTGCAGGCCGAGATCGACGACCTGCGCAACAACCAGGGCGTGAGCGTCATCGTGGTGATGAGCCACCTGCAGAACGCGCAGAACGAAACCGGCGTGATGATTCCCGGCCTGCGCGGCGTGGACCTGGTGATCTCCGGCGGCGGTCACGAGCTCATGACCGACAGCGACGACCTGCTCATCAACAGCGGCGTCGCGCCCACCTACACGCAGCACCCGATCACCGCGCTCGACGCCGAAGGCAAGGCCGTGCCGCTGGTCACCGGCCACTTCGGCAACCGCTACGTCGGCGAACTGCGCATCGACGTGGACGACAGCACCGGCCGCGTCAAAGGCCTGCTCGGCTCGAAGATGATCCGCGTGAGCGGCGCCGCGGCCGACGCCGACGCCGTGACCGGCGACGCCACCATCCAGGCCCAGGTGGTGCAGCCCGTCAGCAGCTACATCGCCGCGCTCAACGCCCAGGTCATCGGCACCACGGGCGTGAAGCTCAACGGCCCCACCCACGTGGCCTGCTCGCCCGCGCCCTGCCAGTACGTCGCGGGTGTGCGCAACGCCGACACCGGCCTGGGCAACCTGGTCGCCGACGCCCAGCGCTTCGCCGGCAAGGCCGAGGTCGCGATCCAGAACGGCGGCGGCATCCGCACCAGCATCGCGGTGCCGGGCAACGTGACCGTGGGCGACACCTTCAACGTGCTGCCCTTCACCAACCTGGTCAAGCGCGCGCCGGCCATGAACGCCGCGCAGCTCAAGGACCTGATGGAGCACTCGGTGGCCGCCTCCACGCCCACGGGTAGCGCCCAGGGCCGCTTCGCCCAGGTCTCGGGCATGCAGGTGGTGTACGACACCACGCGCACGCCGCGCGGCACCGCCGTCGGCAGCGGCGACCGCATCCGCCGCATCGTGCTCGACGATGGCACCGTGCTGGTCGACAACGGCCAGGTCGTCTCGCCGCGCGTCTTCTCGTTCGCCACCATCGACTTCACCGCCAACGGCGGCGACGGCTATCCCTTCGCCGCCAACGGCGTGGTGTTCGAGAACAACGTCAACACCATCACCTACCAGGAAGCGCTGGCCAGCTTCATCCGCGCGCCCAAGGCCGAAGGCGGCCTGCAGCGCCTGAACGCGGCCGACGGCGACGAGATCACCGCCAACATGTACGGCATCGAGAACGCCTTCGACCGCCACGGCCGCCTGATCGACCTCGCCGTCGCGCAGTCCACGCCCGGCATCGTGATCAACGGCACCGCCGGCCGCGACACCCTGGTCGGCACCGCGGGCGACGACGTGATCACCGGCGGCGCGGGCGCCGACACCCTCACCGGCGGCGCCGGCGGCGACCGCTTCGTCTACACCAGCGTGCGCGACGCGGGCGACACCATCACCGACTTCACGCCCTACGCCGACAAGATCGACTTGAGCGCGCTGCTCGCCAGCCTGGGCGTTGTCGGCGACGGCGTGGCCAGCGGCCACATCGGCCGCGTGGACGTCATCGGCGGCGTGCAGCTGCTCATCGACACCGACGGCAGCGCCGGCCCGATCGCGCCGCGCCCGCTGGTGCTGCTCAAAGGCCTGACCGCGGCCCAGTTCGTGCCCGGCCGCGACCTCATCGGCAACACCGCTCCCTGA
- a CDS encoding PEP-CTERM sorting domain-containing protein — MKTTRQLLAAAALIVTGVAPALAQGTTFQNGSFDAGQTGWTLWGDAQIRTTGSKTAVLSTATTAYEDDAPLPAGFNNNSGVSPVNFYEAPSIAGLLPTALDIGGYAIEASAISQDFFATAGDTLSIKFDWAFLSTESINPDFAFIAINDTVVKFTDAFTLPNVSTFNSTFGDFNDVAWGWSNASFSYTANASGAVRLVLGVVDLNDDLSTSELRLDNISVSAVPEPETIAMLLAGLGVIGAAARRRAPARTAA, encoded by the coding sequence ATGAAAACCACCCGCCAACTGCTCGCCGCGGCCGCGCTGATCGTGACGGGGGTGGCCCCCGCGCTCGCGCAGGGCACCACCTTCCAGAACGGCAGCTTCGACGCCGGCCAGACCGGCTGGACGCTCTGGGGCGATGCCCAGATCCGCACCACCGGCAGCAAGACCGCGGTGCTGTCCACCGCCACCACCGCGTACGAAGACGACGCGCCGCTGCCCGCGGGCTTCAACAACAACAGCGGCGTCTCGCCGGTCAACTTCTACGAAGCGCCCAGCATCGCGGGCCTGCTGCCCACGGCGCTCGACATCGGCGGCTACGCGATCGAGGCCTCGGCGATTTCGCAGGACTTCTTCGCCACCGCGGGCGACACGCTGTCGATCAAGTTCGACTGGGCCTTCCTGTCGACCGAATCGATCAACCCCGACTTCGCGTTCATCGCCATCAACGACACCGTGGTGAAGTTCACCGACGCGTTCACGCTGCCCAACGTGAGCACCTTCAACAGCACCTTCGGCGATTTCAACGATGTGGCCTGGGGCTGGTCCAACGCCTCGTTCAGCTATACCGCCAACGCCAGCGGCGCGGTGCGCCTGGTGCTCGGCGTGGTCGACCTCAACGACGACCTGAGCACCTCCGAGCTGCGCCTGGACAACATCAGCGTGAGCGCGGTGCCCGAGCCCGAGACCATCGCCATGCTGCTGGCCGGCCTGGGCGTGATCGGCGCCGCCGCGCGCCGCCGCGCGCCGGCCCGCACGGCCGCCTGA
- a CDS encoding PEP-CTERM sorting domain-containing protein — MQTVRSIARAAVLALGLAASLGHAQSLSTQGGKSLDLPSRFDPVWWGDAATYTGGFDLDSVLRNARLVLDGPATLSFTVVGTEAADRPGWGWGHWSHWGHWSHWGHDHPAKGRHDTARDAQRLPFTLGQSLSFEQASAGRVDLSVLDDLVGARWGHLRPHALVLSEDASSALLFFNIGRDKGRPDFDDLIVRVSVSPVPEPETALLWLAGLAGLGGWLRHRRGKAVAAG, encoded by the coding sequence ATGCAAACCGTTCGTTCGATCGCCCGCGCCGCCGTGCTGGCGCTGGGCCTGGCGGCCTCGCTGGGCCACGCGCAATCGCTGTCCACTCAGGGCGGCAAGTCCCTGGACCTGCCCTCGCGCTTCGACCCGGTCTGGTGGGGCGATGCGGCCACCTACACCGGCGGCTTCGATCTGGACAGCGTGCTGCGCAACGCGCGGCTGGTCCTCGACGGGCCGGCCACGCTGAGCTTCACCGTGGTCGGCACCGAGGCGGCCGACCGGCCGGGCTGGGGCTGGGGCCACTGGAGCCACTGGGGCCACTGGAGCCACTGGGGCCACGACCACCCCGCCAAAGGCCGCCACGACACCGCACGCGACGCGCAGCGCCTGCCCTTCACGCTGGGCCAGAGCCTGAGCTTCGAGCAGGCCAGCGCCGGCCGGGTCGATCTGTCGGTGCTCGACGATCTGGTCGGCGCGCGCTGGGGCCACCTGCGGCCGCACGCGCTGGTGCTGTCCGAGGACGCCAGCAGCGCGCTGCTGTTCTTCAACATCGGCCGCGACAAGGGCCGCCCCGACTTCGACGACCTCATCGTGCGCGTGAGCGTGTCGCCCGTGCCCGAGCCCGAGACCGCGCTGCTGTGGCTCGCGGGTCTGGCGGGTCTGGGCGGCTGGCTGCGTCATCGGCGCGGCAAGGCGGTGGCGGCGGGCTGA
- a CDS encoding trypsin-like peptidase domain-containing protein, which translates to MRRRAALWCLLAAPLTAAALEGGAGASDPQAGTPAAAVGSLYAAQRLLSGVLIDRQWVLTAAHAVNGAVPAEVVFRSPLAGGFVARARAVHVHPGFVTGQVDLALVQLERPAPAALPPAPLYTGPLLGHIVHLVSHGGSTTLITTGENRVDALQPDAAGRPLLYLFDQDGPDLSSNVIGPAVPANGTLGAGREATLAAGDSGSAAFVVLDGRWGLAGINTFQATVTPKGGGPVGRLAGGIWLAPQAAWIARVLRGEAADAKP; encoded by the coding sequence GTGCGGCGGCGTGCCGCGCTCTGGTGCCTGTTGGCCGCGCCGCTGACGGCCGCAGCGCTCGAGGGCGGGGCTGGCGCGTCTGACCCGCAGGCGGGCACGCCGGCCGCCGCCGTCGGCAGCCTGTACGCGGCGCAGCGCCTGCTCTCGGGCGTGCTGATCGATCGGCAGTGGGTGCTCACGGCCGCGCACGCGGTCAACGGCGCGGTGCCGGCCGAGGTGGTGTTCCGCTCACCGCTGGCGGGCGGCTTCGTGGCGCGCGCCCGGGCCGTGCACGTGCACCCCGGGTTCGTCACCGGCCAGGTCGACCTCGCGCTGGTGCAGCTCGAACGCCCGGCGCCCGCTGCGCTGCCGCCCGCGCCGCTCTACACCGGACCCTTGCTGGGCCACATCGTGCACCTGGTCAGCCACGGCGGCAGTACCACGCTGATCACCACCGGCGAGAACCGCGTCGACGCGCTGCAGCCCGATGCCGCGGGCCGGCCCTTGCTGTACCTGTTCGACCAGGACGGGCCCGACCTCTCGAGCAACGTGATCGGCCCGGCCGTGCCCGCCAACGGCACGCTGGGCGCGGGGCGCGAGGCCACGCTCGCCGCGGGCGATTCGGGCAGCGCGGCCTTCGTGGTGCTCGATGGCCGCTGGGGCCTGGCCGGCATCAACACCTTCCAGGCCACGGTCACGCCCAAGGGCGGCGGGCCGGTCGGGCGGCTGGCCGGGGGCATCTGGCTCGCGCCGCAGGCGGCCTGGATCGCGCGCGTGCTGCGCGGCGAAGCGGCCGACGCCAAGCCCTGA
- a CDS encoding FkbM family methyltransferase, producing MTPSTPSAPGQAATLLCVRQAQPVGALVDRYITRALLRRAAVHAAQRGHKMAIFANDLIGIDINQHGVYERDELALLFAFLQPLAATFAAGVALDVGANIGNHSLFFARRFAAVHAFEPHPDTFALLRFNTQWDPRIHARRVGLGSEAGRFELFEHATNLGGSSLRNASAQGDRKVSIDIERLDDLALDGRGPDFMKIDVEGFETEVLKGGLNAIARGQPLIVLEQHLAEFRDGQPEAVRLLAGLGYRFAWHAAPPLPRTWLGRRWADLRDLWRGQTHRIVTASEVQARHHSMLVAVPPRFQAALGLRPEA from the coding sequence ATGACGCCTTCGACCCCCTCCGCCCCCGGCCAGGCCGCCACCCTGCTTTGCGTGCGCCAGGCGCAGCCCGTCGGGGCCCTGGTGGACCGCTACATCACCCGTGCGCTGCTGCGCCGCGCGGCGGTGCATGCGGCGCAACGCGGCCACAAGATGGCGATCTTCGCCAACGACCTGATCGGCATCGACATCAACCAGCACGGCGTCTACGAACGCGACGAACTGGCGCTGCTGTTCGCGTTCCTGCAGCCGCTGGCCGCCACGTTCGCCGCGGGCGTGGCCCTGGACGTCGGCGCAAACATCGGCAACCACAGCCTGTTCTTCGCGCGCCGCTTCGCCGCGGTGCATGCCTTCGAGCCCCATCCCGACACCTTCGCACTGCTGCGCTTCAACACGCAGTGGGACCCGCGCATCCACGCGCGCAGGGTCGGCCTGGGCAGCGAGGCGGGGCGCTTCGAGCTGTTCGAACACGCCACCAACCTGGGCGGCTCGTCGCTGCGCAACGCGTCCGCGCAGGGCGATCGCAAGGTGTCGATCGACATCGAGCGGCTGGACGATCTGGCGCTTGACGGGCGCGGGCCCGATTTCATGAAGATCGACGTGGAAGGCTTCGAGACCGAAGTGCTCAAGGGCGGCCTGAACGCCATCGCGCGTGGCCAGCCCCTGATCGTGCTCGAGCAGCACCTGGCCGAGTTCCGGGATGGCCAGCCCGAGGCCGTGCGCCTGCTCGCCGGCCTGGGTTACCGCTTCGCCTGGCATGCCGCCCCGCCCTTGCCCCGCACCTGGCTGGGCCGGCGCTGGGCCGATCTGCGCGACCTGTGGCGCGGCCAGACCCACCGCATCGTGACGGCCAGCGAGGTGCAGGCGCGCCACCATTCGATGCTGGTGGCGGTGCCGCCGCGCTTTCAGGCCGCGCTCGGCCTGCGGCCCGAGGCCTGA